GGCCTTGGCGGCCGCGGCCGCCGCCTGCGGCGCGAGCGGGTTGGCCGGGGTCGAGGGCGACCCGGCTCGCGCCAGCGCCCCCTCGGCCGACAGCAGCGACGCCAGCGCCGCGGCGCCGAACCCGCACCCGCTCTCCCACAAAAACTCCCGCCGCGTCCGACCGCAGAAGTTATGGATGTGATTGGTCATCTTCAGCTCGTTCTAATTCTTCGCTTCGTCTTCTTAGCGCCTT
Above is a genomic segment from Candidatus Hydrogenedentota bacterium containing:
- a CDS encoding DUF1501 domain-containing protein — translated: MTNHIHNFCGRTRREFLWESGCGFGAAALASLLSAEGALARAGSPSTPANPLAPQAAAAAAKA